The following proteins are encoded in a genomic region of Thiomicrospira sp. R3:
- a CDS encoding ABC transporter substrate-binding protein: MKKRIAWGVAPFMALILSFGQVAAQVNQQDPQQMIIDLSRVILPELKERAVELANKPSELQAFTEKYALPYIDTPRMARFIVGRPWRNASEQQQQDFVDEFTKSMLRSYSSSLLKFDIDRIDVAAPIPDGNDRVLIPTRIIQGSGVSAEVVYRVFKEKDTGHWMIYDIIIEGISVLVSFREAYSSDIERHGLEQVIANLKQRNKDFK; the protein is encoded by the coding sequence ATGAAAAAACGTATAGCATGGGGTGTGGCGCCTTTTATGGCTTTGATTTTGTCATTTGGGCAAGTAGCGGCACAAGTAAACCAGCAAGATCCGCAACAAATGATTATTGATTTATCGCGGGTTATTTTGCCAGAACTAAAAGAACGCGCTGTTGAACTTGCCAATAAGCCATCAGAGTTGCAAGCGTTTACAGAGAAATATGCGTTGCCTTATATAGATACACCAAGAATGGCACGCTTTATTGTAGGTCGGCCATGGCGCAATGCGAGTGAGCAGCAGCAGCAGGATTTTGTTGATGAGTTTACAAAAAGTATGTTGCGCTCCTATTCGTCGAGCTTATTAAAATTTGATATTGATAGAATTGACGTCGCTGCGCCTATTCCTGATGGTAATGATCGCGTATTGATTCCTACCCGAATTATTCAGGGCTCGGGTGTTTCAGCTGAAGTGGTTTATCGTGTTTTTAAAGAAAAAGATACCGGGCATTGGATGATTTATGACATCATTATTGAGGGGATCAGTGTACTGGTGAGCTTTAGAGAAGCCTATAGTTCCGACATTGAACGTCATGGTTTAGAACAGGTGATCGCAAACCTTAAGCAACGAAACAAGGATTTTAAGTAA
- a CDS encoding ATP-binding cassette domain-containing protein, whose translation MSKLIQIENVSFSRGGRKIFDDLTLSIPRGKVTAIMGPSGTGKTTLLKLIAGQLKPESGKILVDGLDVNQLKRTDLYRLRQRMGMLFQSGALLTDLTVFDNVAFPLREHFDLSDLLIEKMVWMKLESVGLRGAVALKPAELSGGMARRVALARALILDPEMLFYDEPFAGQDPITMGVLVALIKKMNQSLDLTSVVVSHDVGEVMSIADYACVLSEGRIIAQGTPEDLQQSESAYVQQFLQGLADGPVPLHYPVESWSEKLAQPSGGQK comes from the coding sequence TTGTCCAAATTGATTCAGATAGAAAACGTATCATTTAGTCGTGGGGGGCGTAAAATCTTTGATGATTTAACCCTTAGTATTCCACGAGGTAAAGTGACGGCGATTATGGGGCCAAGCGGCACCGGAAAAACGACGTTGCTTAAATTAATTGCCGGGCAATTGAAACCTGAAAGTGGAAAGATTTTGGTCGATGGGTTAGACGTAAATCAATTGAAACGAACAGATTTATATCGATTACGCCAGCGTATGGGCATGTTATTTCAGTCTGGCGCATTACTAACCGATTTAACTGTATTCGATAACGTCGCTTTTCCATTAAGAGAGCATTTTGATTTATCCGATTTACTAATTGAAAAAATGGTGTGGATGAAGTTGGAGTCTGTTGGTTTGCGTGGTGCAGTCGCTTTAAAGCCTGCAGAATTATCGGGCGGTATGGCAAGGCGTGTTGCCTTGGCGCGCGCACTCATCCTTGATCCTGAAATGCTTTTTTACGATGAACCTTTTGCGGGCCAAGATCCGATTACCATGGGCGTATTGGTTGCGCTGATAAAAAAAATGAATCAAAGCTTAGATTTAACTAGTGTGGTTGTGTCCCATGATGTAGGGGAGGTCATGTCTATTGCAGACTATGCCTGCGTGTTATCAGAAGGGCGAATTATTGCGCAGGGAACCCCTGAGGACTTACAGCAATCGGAATCAGCCTATGTGCAGCAGTTTTTACAAGGCTTGGCTGACGGTCCCGTGCCTCTTCACTATCCTGTTGAAAGTTGGTCTGAAAAATTGGCTCAGCCAAGTGGGGGTCAAAAATGA
- a CDS encoding STAS domain-containing protein, translating into MSPYFEFSAAKLVFTTDLVLPQISKLHSELRKSSLSELKQVDLSGVKALDSAGIALLLELQQGKNCPLVLLSPPAHLITMLELYNLDNQFELVKRAS; encoded by the coding sequence TTGAGCCCTTATTTCGAGTTCTCAGCAGCCAAGCTGGTATTTACTACAGATTTGGTTTTGCCTCAGATTTCTAAACTGCACAGTGAATTGCGTAAGTCTTCCTTGTCTGAGCTTAAACAGGTTGATTTATCAGGGGTTAAGGCTTTGGATAGTGCGGGTATTGCCTTGTTGCTTGAACTTCAGCAAGGAAAAAATTGCCCTTTGGTGCTTTTATCGCCGCCTGCACATTTAATTACGATGTTGGAGCTTTACAACCTTGATAACCAGTTTGAATTGGTAAAGCGTGCATCTTAA
- a CDS encoding calcium/sodium antiporter has translation MSTVLILPTIMLIVGLALLVWSSDFFIDGAASIAVRYNVSPIIIGAVIIGFGTSSPEIVVAIIASLEGNPGLAVGNAVGSNITNIGLVLGVTALIASIAVKSNFIRREMPILLVITALTVVLMMDYKLGVMDGIILLAILTITLTWIIRRNKQVAPDDPLASEINQGLEKLPKFSKARSMFYLLGGLVLLVISARMMVWGAVEIAEFFEVPDLIIGLTIIAIGTSLPELAASISAALKGEVDMMIGNILGSNLFNLLAVLAVPAILAPSLIDNDLLKRDLPILLGFTVAMLLVALPRKGSATIYRVEGVFLLTLFFGYLTLLYFNTVT, from the coding sequence ATGTCGACTGTATTAATTCTACCCACGATTATGCTTATCGTTGGATTAGCTTTGCTTGTCTGGAGTTCTGACTTTTTTATCGATGGCGCAGCCAGCATCGCCGTGCGCTACAATGTATCCCCCATCATTATCGGAGCGGTCATTATTGGATTTGGCACATCAAGCCCAGAAATTGTCGTTGCGATTATCGCCTCGCTAGAGGGCAACCCTGGCCTAGCGGTTGGCAACGCGGTCGGCTCCAATATCACCAACATTGGCTTAGTTCTTGGCGTAACCGCTTTAATTGCCTCCATTGCCGTTAAATCCAATTTTATCCGACGCGAAATGCCCATCCTATTAGTTATCACCGCACTGACGGTTGTACTAATGATGGATTACAAGCTAGGCGTAATGGACGGTATCATTCTACTCGCAATACTGACGATAACGCTAACCTGGATTATTCGTCGCAACAAACAAGTTGCTCCTGATGACCCCCTAGCCTCCGAAATCAATCAAGGACTTGAAAAACTCCCAAAGTTTAGCAAAGCCCGCAGCATGTTTTATCTATTGGGTGGATTAGTTCTACTGGTGATTAGTGCACGAATGATGGTATGGGGTGCAGTAGAAATTGCAGAGTTCTTTGAAGTTCCTGACTTAATTATTGGCTTAACCATCATTGCAATCGGTACCAGCCTACCTGAATTAGCCGCCTCTATTAGCGCCGCTTTAAAGGGCGAGGTTGATATGATGATAGGCAATATACTTGGGTCAAATCTATTTAACCTACTCGCTGTTTTGGCCGTACCTGCCATTCTTGCCCCTTCACTGATTGATAACGACTTATTAAAACGAGACCTGCCTATTTTGCTGGGCTTTACTGTCGCCATGTTATTAGTCGCGCTACCCAGGAAAGGCAGCGCCACAATCTATAGAGTCGAAGGGGTTTTCTTATTAACGCTATTTTTTGGTTACCTAACTTTGCTATACTTCAATACAGTAACCTAA
- the lptA gene encoding lipopolysaccharide transport periplasmic protein LptA, whose translation MTLTNLIILKASLLIIAFLGLPNQAWSQQNQPIQIEADQLDSQDAKGVTRYTGQVVVTQGETIITGDQVELIHPGRQLNTLTASGNPATFAHYDPLQQTKINGHAQTIIYYAKERKIHLIGNAFLAQQDSHKIQGPRLVYDLNSQTLKAGSTDQQIGRVRMTIEPPSQED comes from the coding sequence ATGACATTAACTAACCTTATTATTTTGAAAGCAAGTCTACTTATAATTGCTTTTCTGGGCCTACCCAACCAGGCCTGGTCACAACAGAATCAACCGATTCAAATAGAAGCTGACCAACTAGACAGCCAAGATGCAAAAGGGGTAACCCGCTATACAGGTCAAGTCGTAGTTACTCAAGGCGAGACGATAATAACCGGAGATCAAGTTGAACTCATCCACCCTGGTCGCCAACTCAACACCCTGACCGCTAGCGGAAATCCAGCAACATTTGCGCACTATGACCCCCTTCAGCAAACAAAAATTAATGGCCACGCTCAGACTATCATTTATTATGCCAAGGAACGTAAAATCCATTTAATTGGCAATGCCTTTCTCGCACAACAAGACAGTCATAAAATTCAAGGGCCAAGACTTGTTTATGACCTTAACAGCCAGACGTTAAAAGCAGGCAGCACTGACCAACAAATCGGGCGAGTGCGCATGACCATTGAACCCCCATCACAGGAGGACTAA
- the lptC gene encoding LPS export ABC transporter periplasmic protein LptC translates to MQFKSGVLIIALLGLSALAFTLYNNPEQGLYSPSQLSQNDWKIEQVQSWQLNANGVQHYLEAKNLRQQDDTVFVTLPYLVRDTLDQRMIIKSAQAQIEQQTLFEFKGKVQVEHFLTNQNTPRNVNLLNTEQLKYNKNTETLSSPVAVTLKSKNTHTQGIGLTLDLETQHTRLHSQVKTTHYDIN, encoded by the coding sequence ATGCAATTCAAATCTGGCGTCCTGATTATTGCTTTGCTAGGCCTCAGCGCGTTAGCCTTCACGCTATACAACAATCCCGAGCAAGGCCTGTACAGCCCCAGCCAACTTAGTCAAAATGATTGGAAAATTGAACAGGTTCAAAGCTGGCAACTCAACGCGAATGGAGTTCAACACTACCTAGAAGCCAAAAACCTTCGCCAACAAGACGATACTGTATTCGTCACCCTTCCCTATCTAGTTCGTGACACCCTTGACCAGCGCATGATAATAAAAAGTGCTCAAGCTCAAATTGAACAGCAAACTCTATTTGAATTTAAAGGCAAGGTTCAAGTGGAACATTTTTTAACTAACCAAAACACACCACGCAACGTGAACCTACTGAATACCGAACAACTCAAGTATAATAAAAATACTGAAACCCTATCCAGCCCAGTCGCGGTAACACTTAAATCAAAAAATACCCACACTCAAGGCATAGGGCTAACATTAGACCTTGAGACACAACATACCCGACTTCACTCACAGGTAAAAACAACTCACTATGACATTAACTAA
- the mlaD gene encoding outer membrane lipid asymmetry maintenance protein MlaD — protein MSRQVKFEVWVGILVLITLLSTLFIALKVSNYSALQNKATYQVDALFSNVGGLTVRAPVKISGVVVGRVTGIAIDPVTYRARVVMDIYREFDDLPTDTSAMILTSGLLGSQYIGLEVGADDELLEEGSRIYYTQSALVLENLIGRLLVSLTEGGGK, from the coding sequence ATGAGTCGTCAAGTTAAGTTTGAAGTTTGGGTGGGTATACTGGTATTGATAACCTTGTTGTCAACCTTGTTTATTGCTTTAAAAGTGAGTAATTATAGTGCTTTGCAAAACAAGGCGACTTATCAAGTGGATGCGTTATTTTCAAATGTGGGAGGGTTGACGGTACGCGCACCGGTTAAGATTAGTGGCGTAGTGGTGGGTCGCGTGACGGGAATTGCTATTGACCCCGTGACCTACCGAGCACGAGTTGTCATGGATATTTACAGGGAATTTGATGACTTGCCAACCGATACCTCTGCTATGATCTTAACTTCGGGTTTACTTGGAAGTCAGTACATTGGGCTTGAGGTGGGGGCTGATGATGAGTTACTTGAAGAGGGTAGTCGAATTTACTATACGCAGTCAGCATTGGTGTTGGAAAATTTAATCGGACGTTTATTAGTCAGTTTGACAGAAGGAGGCGGTAAATGA
- a CDS encoding ABC transporter ATP-binding protein has protein sequence MSDKQAAVAFKAVSKSFGELQALNAISFEVNQGSFFGLLGPNGAGKSTLINAMSSLVVPSSGEISVMGYDVQKEYRQARRSLGLVPQELISDPFFSIRDLLRVQSGYFGLRGREQWAWVDELLERLALADKSDAQTAQLSGGMKRRVLIAMALVHKPAVLVLDEPTAGVDVDLRRTLWAFARELHAAGHTIILTTHYLEEAEALCDQVAIMQKGEVKALEKTQALLARHPYRYLRITLPEQGSFNPQSISSELALRLVEREANALLFKIEKSLAMEQVLAWLQQDGLNIKDLTSRDASLEEVFLDLTGAQL, from the coding sequence ATGAGTGATAAGCAAGCAGCAGTAGCTTTTAAAGCTGTATCAAAATCGTTTGGTGAGTTACAAGCGCTTAATGCTATTAGTTTTGAGGTCAATCAGGGATCATTTTTTGGTTTGCTTGGGCCAAATGGTGCAGGCAAATCGACGTTGATTAACGCCATGTCGAGTCTTGTGGTGCCGAGTTCGGGTGAAATTAGTGTCATGGGCTATGATGTACAAAAAGAATATCGACAAGCGCGACGTTCCTTGGGTTTGGTGCCTCAGGAATTGATCTCTGATCCATTCTTTTCTATTCGGGATTTGTTACGTGTTCAGTCAGGTTATTTTGGATTGCGCGGGCGTGAACAGTGGGCTTGGGTTGATGAGTTATTAGAGCGTTTGGCATTAGCAGACAAGTCGGATGCACAAACCGCTCAATTATCCGGTGGAATGAAACGTCGAGTTTTAATTGCCATGGCGTTAGTTCATAAGCCTGCTGTTTTGGTATTGGATGAGCCGACAGCGGGGGTAGATGTTGATTTACGCCGAACATTATGGGCGTTCGCACGCGAGTTACATGCTGCGGGACACACTATTATCTTAACCACCCATTACCTTGAAGAGGCTGAGGCGTTGTGTGATCAGGTTGCAATTATGCAAAAGGGTGAGGTGAAGGCATTAGAGAAAACCCAAGCACTGCTAGCACGACACCCTTATCGTTATTTGCGGATCACCTTGCCAGAGCAAGGCAGCTTTAATCCGCAGTCCATATCAAGTGAATTAGCCTTGCGTTTAGTGGAGCGTGAAGCGAACGCGTTATTGTTTAAAATTGAGAAAAGTTTAGCGATGGAGCAGGTATTGGCTTGGTTGCAACAAGATGGGTTAAATATTAAAGATTTAACCAGTCGTGATGCGTCTCTTGAAGAGGTGTTTTTAGACCTGACAGGAGCGCAATTGTGA
- a CDS encoding BolA/IbaG family iron-sulfur metabolism protein produces MSPEKIQQMIHQALPGSQVKMSGADCNFAVEVTSENFVGLPPIKRHRLVNDIFKAQFDSGELHALSIKTRLPEQS; encoded by the coding sequence ATGTCCCCTGAAAAAATTCAACAAATGATTCATCAAGCCCTGCCTGGCAGTCAAGTGAAGATGTCTGGTGCAGACTGTAACTTTGCTGTGGAGGTGACATCGGAGAATTTTGTTGGATTGCCACCAATTAAACGTCATCGACTCGTTAACGATATCTTCAAAGCACAATTTGACTCGGGTGAGTTACATGCCTTGTCAATTAAAACACGTTTACCTGAGCAGAGTTAA
- a CDS encoding ABC transporter permease, whose product MNWYGCWAFFKKEVGRFYSVSVQTVFAPIVSTLLFLLIFGQVLDTRLDGFSGLNYSQFLIPGLVMMAILQNSFSNSSSSIIQSKMYGNLSFVLVSPISPLELYIAFIGAAIVRGLAVGLGVLLVGWVGFDLQWHSVFWVLLFAVLSAALLGGVGLIAGIVSEKYDHLAAFQNFIIMPLTFLSGVFYSIQSLPPFWQILSMFNPFFYMVDGFRFGFYAQSDVSVYLSLIITLGFLVFVTVINLILLVKGVKIRH is encoded by the coding sequence GTGAATTGGTATGGTTGTTGGGCGTTTTTTAAAAAAGAAGTGGGTCGTTTTTATTCGGTTTCAGTACAAACTGTTTTTGCGCCCATTGTATCCACCCTATTGTTTTTGCTAATTTTTGGCCAGGTTCTCGACACCCGCTTGGATGGTTTTAGTGGATTAAATTACAGTCAGTTTTTAATACCAGGCCTGGTGATGATGGCGATTTTGCAAAATTCATTTTCCAACTCATCATCCAGTATTATTCAGTCAAAAATGTATGGTAATTTAAGTTTTGTACTGGTAAGCCCCATTTCACCCCTAGAACTTTATATCGCGTTTATCGGCGCTGCGATTGTGCGCGGTCTAGCGGTAGGTCTGGGTGTATTGCTAGTTGGCTGGGTAGGCTTTGATCTGCAGTGGCATTCTGTGTTTTGGGTCCTGCTGTTTGCTGTTTTAAGCGCGGCTTTATTGGGTGGGGTCGGTCTAATTGCTGGGATCGTGTCAGAAAAATATGACCATCTTGCCGCATTTCAAAACTTTATCATTATGCCTCTAACGTTTTTAAGTGGTGTTTTTTATTCTATTCAATCCCTACCGCCTTTTTGGCAAATACTATCTATGTTTAACCCTTTTTTCTATATGGTAGATGGGTTTCGTTTTGGTTTTTACGCGCAATCCGATGTGTCTGTATACTTAAGTTTGATTATCACCTTAGGTTTTTTAGTTTTTGTAACGGTGATAAATCTGATTTTATTGGTGAAAGGCGTTAAAATACGCCATTAA
- the hisG gene encoding ATP phosphoribosyltransferase — protein MLNLSNQTLTIALSKGRIFKDTLPLLKAAGIEPLDDPDTSRKLILETTQPNVRLLVVRTTDAPTYVAYGAADIGVAGKDVLMEAPSDNLYELLDLQIAKCRLMVAGPVDEKPHGHRLKIATKYVNSARAYYAQQGQQVDLIKLYGSMELAPLIGLADRIVDLVDTGNTLKANHLKPLEHIAHISSRLIVNQHAYKTKFTHIQQIVEQFKTVIGK, from the coding sequence ATGTTAAACTTATCGAATCAAACACTCACGATTGCGCTTTCAAAAGGCCGGATTTTTAAAGACACCTTGCCGCTGTTAAAAGCCGCAGGCATAGAGCCTTTGGATGATCCTGATACGAGCCGTAAATTGATTTTAGAGACCACCCAACCCAATGTTCGCTTGCTTGTGGTTAGGACAACGGATGCACCCACTTATGTAGCCTATGGCGCGGCTGACATAGGCGTTGCAGGTAAAGATGTGCTCATGGAAGCGCCTTCCGATAACTTGTATGAGCTGCTTGACTTACAAATCGCTAAGTGTCGCTTAATGGTAGCTGGGCCAGTTGATGAAAAACCCCACGGTCATCGCTTAAAAATTGCGACCAAATATGTTAATTCAGCGCGTGCTTATTATGCTCAGCAAGGCCAGCAAGTTGATTTGATCAAACTATATGGCTCAATGGAACTAGCGCCGTTAATTGGTCTGGCTGACCGGATTGTTGACCTGGTCGATACAGGCAACACTTTAAAAGCGAATCACTTAAAACCCCTTGAGCATATTGCACATATCAGCTCTAGGTTAATTGTGAACCAACATGCATATAAAACCAAGTTTACACATATCCAGCAAATCGTTGAACAATTTAAAACGGTAATAGGGAAGTAG
- the murA gene encoding UDP-N-acetylglucosamine 1-carboxyvinyltransferase → MDKLVILGPSVISGQIQISGSKNAALPILMGCLLAETPVTLSNVPHLRDVTTSLQLLATMGCSVMMDERLNITLDCSDLHSKEAPYELVKTMRASILVMGPLLSRFGVAKVALPGGCAIGSRPVDIHIEGMRQMGANIQIEEGFIIAQAKEGLRGADITMPIVTVTGSENLIMAAVLARGKTILRNAACEPEVVDLANFLNAMGAKVSGGGTPTIEIEGVSALQGVDYRVIPDRIEAGTYLAAAAVTQGCVTVTEVEPTHLSSVLEKFEQAGALITTTKDTITLDMRGRRLKAVDIETQPYPLFPTDMQAQFLVMNAIAQGQGKVKETIFENRYMHVAELEKMGAKIELTGNEAVTLGSDSLKGAEVVATDLRASACLIIAALVAEGKTVVSRIYHIDRGYERIEEKFHRLGVDIQRLSS, encoded by the coding sequence ATGGATAAGCTTGTAATTCTAGGGCCGTCAGTTATTTCCGGTCAAATTCAAATTTCTGGATCAAAAAATGCGGCTTTGCCGATTTTGATGGGCTGTTTGCTAGCTGAAACGCCCGTAACCCTATCAAATGTACCTCATTTGCGCGATGTGACAACGAGCTTGCAGCTTTTAGCAACTATGGGCTGTAGTGTGATGATGGATGAGCGGCTGAATATTACCTTGGACTGTTCAGACTTGCATAGTAAAGAAGCCCCCTATGAACTGGTAAAAACCATGCGTGCTTCAATTTTGGTTATGGGGCCCTTGTTGTCGCGTTTTGGTGTGGCGAAAGTGGCATTGCCCGGTGGCTGTGCGATAGGTTCGCGCCCGGTAGATATCCATATTGAAGGGATGCGCCAGATGGGAGCAAACATTCAAATTGAAGAAGGTTTTATAATTGCGCAGGCAAAAGAGGGGCTTCGCGGGGCAGATATCACTATGCCTATTGTTACGGTGACCGGTAGTGAAAACCTAATCATGGCGGCTGTATTAGCCAGGGGTAAAACCATTTTACGTAATGCGGCCTGTGAGCCTGAAGTCGTTGATTTAGCCAATTTCTTGAATGCAATGGGGGCGAAGGTATCGGGTGGCGGTACGCCTACAATTGAAATTGAGGGTGTTTCTGCGCTGCAAGGGGTCGATTATCGTGTAATACCTGATCGTATTGAAGCAGGCACCTATTTAGCCGCAGCGGCAGTGACTCAGGGCTGTGTTACGGTCACAGAGGTTGAACCAACCCACCTTAGTTCGGTATTAGAAAAGTTTGAGCAGGCTGGGGCGCTTATTACAACGACTAAAGACACGATTACACTTGATATGCGAGGACGTCGATTAAAAGCTGTGGATATTGAAACTCAGCCCTACCCATTGTTTCCAACGGATATGCAAGCCCAGTTTTTGGTAATGAATGCTATTGCCCAAGGACAGGGCAAGGTAAAAGAAACCATTTTCGAAAACCGCTATATGCATGTAGCTGAGTTAGAAAAAATGGGGGCAAAGATTGAATTAACGGGAAATGAAGCGGTCACTTTGGGCTCGGATAGTCTCAAAGGGGCAGAGGTTGTGGCAACGGATTTGCGCGCTTCGGCTTGTTTAATTATTGCGGCCTTGGTTGCTGAGGGTAAAACAGTAGTCAGTCGAATTTACCATATAGATCGTGGTTATGAACGAATCGAAGAAAAATTTCATCGACTTGGCGTTGATATTCAACGTTTAAGTTCTTAA
- a CDS encoding HAD-IIIA family hydrolase: MNNLNIKAEKIKLLLLDVDGVLTDNRLIYGDDGQEYKAFYTRDGLAMVLIQKSGIEIGIITGRTSELVKKRMQDLKIKHLYQGVPDKLPTFETLMDKLAISLDEVAYMGDDILDLPILRRVGLSACPKDSDPEVISRVDFVSGFEGGRGAVREFCELIMKAQGHWQTHMGFYLR, encoded by the coding sequence ATGAATAACCTTAACATTAAAGCTGAAAAGATAAAGCTACTCCTACTTGACGTTGACGGTGTTTTAACTGACAACCGTCTTATTTATGGCGATGACGGTCAAGAATACAAAGCTTTTTATACGCGTGATGGCCTTGCGATGGTATTGATTCAAAAAAGCGGTATTGAGATCGGTATCATTACTGGACGCACCTCCGAGCTAGTCAAAAAACGAATGCAAGATTTAAAAATAAAGCATCTTTACCAAGGCGTTCCCGACAAACTGCCAACATTTGAGACCTTAATGGATAAATTGGCTATTTCACTTGATGAAGTTGCCTATATGGGTGATGACATTTTGGATCTCCCAATCCTTCGCCGAGTAGGTCTGTCCGCCTGCCCAAAAGACAGCGATCCTGAAGTAATCAGCCGTGTTGACTTTGTTAGCGGGTTTGAAGGCGGCCGTGGTGCTGTCCGTGAATTCTGTGAACTCATTATGAAAGCCCAAGGTCATTGGCAAACTCACATGGGTTTTTATCTGAGATAA
- the mlaE gene encoding lipid asymmetry maintenance ABC transporter permease subunit MlaE, with product MIWLAKLGSITLLRLQSLGQLGLFVLSVFPALGYAFTHIRLLAKQVYFVGVLSLPIILTAGLFVGMVLGLQGHYILSTFNSEEMVGSMTALSLIRELGPVVAALLFAGRAGSALTAEVGLMKSTEQLSALEMMAIDPMKYVIAPRILACIIALPMLALVFIAVGVFGGYLVTVGWLGVDEGAFWAQMQLHVDWRDDVINGLIKAIVFGVLIALISLFQGYEAMPTSEGVSSATTRTVVQSSLWVLGLDFVLTSMMFT from the coding sequence ATGATCTGGCTGGCTAAATTAGGTTCGATTACCCTATTGCGTTTGCAAAGCTTGGGGCAGTTAGGTTTGTTTGTGCTATCGGTTTTCCCGGCCTTGGGTTATGCGTTTACGCATATCCGCCTTTTGGCCAAGCAAGTCTACTTCGTAGGTGTGCTTTCTTTGCCCATTATTTTAACCGCAGGTTTATTTGTTGGTATGGTACTGGGTCTTCAGGGGCACTATATTCTTTCAACCTTTAACTCTGAAGAAATGGTCGGCAGCATGACCGCTTTATCACTTATCCGAGAACTGGGACCTGTTGTGGCAGCCTTGCTTTTTGCAGGGCGAGCGGGTTCAGCATTAACAGCTGAGGTGGGCTTAATGAAGTCAACCGAGCAACTTTCTGCTTTGGAAATGATGGCCATTGATCCGATGAAGTATGTAATTGCCCCTCGTATCCTTGCTTGTATTATTGCTTTACCCATGCTGGCTTTAGTATTTATTGCGGTCGGTGTGTTTGGTGGTTACTTAGTTACCGTCGGCTGGTTAGGCGTGGATGAAGGTGCTTTTTGGGCACAAATGCAGCTGCATGTTGATTGGCGTGATGACGTCATCAATGGCTTAATTAAAGCCATTGTATTTGGGGTCTTGATTGCGTTGATTTCATTATTCCAAGGTTATGAAGCCATGCCTACATCGGAGGGGGTGAGCAGTGCAACAACACGGACTGTGGTTCAGTCCTCCTTGTGGGTGCTAGGTTTGGATTTTGTGTTAACTTCCATGATGTTTACGTAA